In Nerophis lumbriciformis linkage group LG12, RoL_Nlum_v2.1, whole genome shotgun sequence, a single genomic region encodes these proteins:
- the tmem119a gene encoding uncharacterized protein tmem119a: MTSRLVLHVTLLSLWCTVAQCAPMFYNMSMDGSGDDGLEFLFPKSFSTRAPVEVSAAPTEAPSLTNTITTTMIRLKDFVLSRVVDFLQQNLLIIVVVTSLLIVLVFIICCASAMSQKRKLEAYKPASPPPRKNAADKSAGRKGSNESQERPYAVDHVKRVQIQSRASPKNERTPSKALVGEKGREGKSSPRQEVRKVREVEEVEKRREEPKHKEQTRYREEVQHTSSQPACTCHLKKAHH; encoded by the coding sequence ATGACATCCCGCTTGGTTCTGCACGTGACCCTGCTGTCGCTGTGGTGCACCGTGGCCCAGTGTGCTCCCATGTTCTACAACATGTCCATGGACGGGAGCGGCGACGACGGGCTGGAGTTCCTCTTCCCCAAGTCCTTCTCCACCCGCGCTCCGGTGGAGGTCAGCGCCGCCCCCACCGAGGCGCCCTCCCTCACCaacaccatcaccaccaccatgATCCGCCTGAAGGACTTCGTCCTGAGCCGAGTGGTGGACTTCCTGCAGCAGAATCTCCTCATCATCGTCGTGGTCACCTCCCTCCTCATCGTCTTGGTCTTCATCATCTGCTGCGCCTCCGCCATGAGTCAGAAGCGCAAGCTGGAGGCCTACAAGCCCGCCTCTCCTCCTCCTCGGAAGAACGCGGCGGATAAAAGCGCCGGACGTAAGGGTTCCAACGAGTCCCAGGAGAGGCCGTACGCCGTGGACCACGTCAAACGGGTCCAGATACAAAGCAGGGCGTCGCCGAAGAACGAGCGCACGCCCTCCAAGGCTCTGGTGGGAGAGAAGGGAAGAGAGGGGAAGTCATCGCCCCGCCAGGAGGTGAGGAAGGTCAGGGAGGTGGAGGAGGTGGAGAAGCGGCGGGAGGAGCCCAAGCACAAAGAGCAGACGAGGTACAGGGAGGAGGTGCAGCACACCTCCAGTCAGCCTGCGTGCACCTGCCACCTGAAGAAAGCCCACCACTAG